A genomic segment from Conger conger chromosome 2, fConCon1.1, whole genome shotgun sequence encodes:
- the LOC133119501 gene encoding band 3 anion exchange protein-like isoform X3, with protein sequence MLVKDQDQPGYWQETGRWVGYEENYDPEAGRWGASHISYLTFKSLIQLRKTMSTGVVMLDREECTLNGIAEKVADELVNKNEIRPGDREGLLRSLLQNRSQSDPKETQALSSGSEMTTFSVIERRDASDIVEASMVLVGALDFLQKPTLAFVRLKEAVVLGSALEAPVPVRFVFVLVGPSQSGMDYQEMGRAMAALMADKVFNLAAFQAQGERELTDAVAEFMDCSIVIPPTEIQNESMLKSIIGFQKKLLQDRLRPSDPRLSINAKPRKSFSPVSKADGPPPEDPLARTGRPFGGMIRDMKRYRYYLSDITDAMNAQVLAAVIFIYFAALSPAITFGGLLADKTENMMGVSELMISTSIQGIIFCFIAAQPVLVIGFSGPLLVFEEAFFAFCKSQGIEYIVGRVWVGVWLVVIVVVIVAVEGSFLVRFISRFTQEIFSILISLIFIYETFAKLMKIFKAHPLVLNYEHLNDTVKDPFHTVYEHHPDNATGNVTIHLLPRPRAYPNTALLSMCLMLGCFFIAYFLRQFKNGQFLPGKVRRLLGDFGVPIAIFVMVAVDININDTYTQKLVVPKGLQVSKPAERGWIINPMGMNKTFPIWMMFACVVPALLVFILIFLESQITTLIVSKPERKMAKGSGFHLDLLILVSMGGLSAIFGVPWLSAATVRSVTHANALTVMSKGPKPVIEKVLEQRISGILVALLVGLSILMEPILKMIPLTALFGIFLYMGVTSLNGIQLWDRILLLFIPKKYHPEEAYATRVKTNRMHMFTFIQIVCLVILWMVKSSKASLALPFVLILTIPLRMYMTGRVFTDLEMKCLDADDAKVTFDEEPGQDVYNESQMPL encoded by the exons ATGCTGGTGAAGGACCAGGACCAGCCGGGCTACTGGCAGGAGACTGGGCGATGGGTGGGGTACGAGGAGAACTACGACCCAGAGGCTGGAAGATGGGGCGCCTCACATATCTCCTACCTTACCTTTAAGAGCCTGATCCAGTTGCGCAAGACCATGAGCACAG GTGTGGTGATGCTGGACCGGGAGGAGTGCACCTTGAACGGCATTGCCGAGAAGGTAGCAGACGAGCTGGTAAACAAAAATGAGATCCGGCCGGGTGACCGAGAGGGCCTGCTGaggtcactgctgcagaacCGCAG ccaatcagacccAAAAGAGACCCAGGCACTGAGCTCCGGGTCGGAGATGACAACCTTCTCCGTCATAGAGAGG AGAGATGCGTCTGACATTGTGGAAGCCTCTATGGTTCTTGTAG GGGCTCTGGACTTCCTTCAGAAGCCCACTCTGGCTTTTGTGAGGTTGAAAGAGGCAGTGGTGCTGGGTTCTGCCCTGGAGGCGCCGGTGCCGGTCCGGTTTGTCTTTGTGCTGGTGGGGCCCAGTCAGAGCGGCATGGACTACCAAGAGATGGGACGTGCCATGGCGGCATTAATGGCAGAtaag GTGTTCAACTTGGCAGCATTCCAGGCCCAGGGAGAGCGCGAACTGACAGATGCTGTTGCAGAATTTATGGACTGCAGTATAGTGATCCCGCCAACTGAGATTCAGAATGAGTCCATGCTGAAGTCTATCATAGGCTTCCAGAAGAAGCTGCTGCAGGACCGCCTCCGGCCCTCAGACCCTCGCCTGAGCATTAATGCCAAGCCCCGCAAGA GTTTTTCCCCAGTTTCCAAAGCTGATGGGCCACCACCAGAGGACCCTCTGGCACGCACAGGAAGGCCGTTTGGTGGAATGATCAGGGACATGAAGAGATACCGTTACTACTTAAGCGATATTACCGACGCAATGAATGCCCAGGTCCTGGCCGCTGTCATCTTCATCTACTTTGCCGCCCTGTCCCCCGCCATCACCTTTGGAGGCCTGCTTG CTGACAAGACAGAAAACATGATGGGTGTGTCAGAGCTGATGATCTCCACTTCCATCCAGGGCATTATCTTCTGCTTCATTGCTGCCCAGCCTGTCCTGGTCATCGGCTTCTCTGGTCCCCTACTGGTGTTTGAGGAGGCCTTCTTTGCA TTCTGTAAGTCACAGGGGATCGAGTACATCGTGGGCAGagtgtgggtgggagtgtgGTTGGTGGTCATCGTGGTGGTCATCGTTGCTGTCGAAGGAAGCTTCCTCGTCAGGTTCATCTCACGTTTCACACAAGAGATCTTCTCCATTCTCATATCTCTGATCTTCATCTATGAGACTTTTGCCAAGCTCATGAAG ATTTTCAAAGCCCACCCTCTGGTCTTGAACTATGAGCATCTGAACGACACTGTAAAGGATCCTTTCCACACTGTTTATGAACACCATCCTGACAACGCTACAGGAAATGTAACCATCCACTTGCTCCCTCGGCCCAGGGCTTACCCCAACACCGCTTTGCTCTCCATGTGCCTCATGTTGGGGTGCTTCTTCATTGCATACTTCCTCAGGCAGTTCAAAAATGGACAGTTTCTGCCTGGCAAA GTCCGTCGCTTGCTTGGAGATTTTGGTGTCCCTATCGCCATTTTTGTCATGGTTGCTGTGGACATTAACATAAACGATACCTATACACAG AAATTGGTGGTGCCAAAGGGTCTGCAAGTGTCCAAACCTGCTGAAAGGGGTTGGATCATCAACCCTATgggaatgaataaaacatttcccATCTGGATGATGTTTGCCTGTGTAGTGCCAGCCTTGCTTGTCTTTATCCTCATTTTCCTGGAGTCCCAGATCACCAC GCTAATTGTAAGCAAGCCAGAAAGAAAGATGGCCAAAGGCTCTGGTTTCCACTTGGACCTGTTGATCCTGGTCAGCATGGGGGGCCTGAGTGCCATATTTGGTGTGCCATGGCTCAGTGCCGCCACAGTGCGTTCTGTCACTCACGCCAATGCTCTTACCGTCATGAGCAAGGGACCGAAGCCTGTAATTGAGAAAGTGCTGGAGCAGAGGATCAGTGGAATTCTGGTGGCCTTGTTGGTCG GTCTGTCAATTCTAATGGAGCCCATCCTTAAGATGATCCCCCTGACTGCTCTGTTTGGGATCTTCCTTTACATGGGTGTCACCTCGCTCAATGGGATCCAGCTATGGGACCGCATTCTGCTCCTGTTCATCCCCAAAAAGTATCACCCAGAGGAGGCCTATGCTACCCGT GTCAAGACCAACCGGATGCACATGTTCACTTTCATCCAAATTGTGTGCTTGGTGATACTATGGATGGTGAAATCTAGCAAAGCCTCCCTCGCCCTGCCCTTTGTCCTCATCCTCACCATCCCATTGCGAATGTACATGACAGGCCGTGTCTTCACAGACCTGGAGATGAAATGT ttggaTGCTGATGACGCCAAAGTGACATTTGATGAGGAACCAGGCCAGGATGTATACAACGAGTCCCAGATGCCATTATAG
- the LOC133119501 gene encoding band 3 anion exchange protein-like isoform X1 encodes MAIGRAALNVNTNANPRADYQAYVELNMLVKDQDQPGYWQETGRWVGYEENYDPEAGRWGASHISYLTFKSLIQLRKTMSTGVVMLDREECTLNGIAEKVADELVNKNEIRPGDREGLLRSLLQNRSQSDPKETQALSSGSEMTTFSVIERRDASDIVEASMVLVGALDFLQKPTLAFVRLKEAVVLGSALEAPVPVRFVFVLVGPSQSGMDYQEMGRAMAALMADKVFNLAAFQAQGERELTDAVAEFMDCSIVIPPTEIQNESMLKSIIGFQKKLLQDRLRPSDPRLSINAKPRKSFSPVSKADGPPPEDPLARTGRPFGGMIRDMKRYRYYLSDITDAMNAQVLAAVIFIYFAALSPAITFGGLLADKTENMMGVSELMISTSIQGIIFCFIAAQPVLVIGFSGPLLVFEEAFFAFCKSQGIEYIVGRVWVGVWLVVIVVVIVAVEGSFLVRFISRFTQEIFSILISLIFIYETFAKLMKIFKAHPLVLNYEHLNDTVKDPFHTVYEHHPDNATGNVTIHLLPRPRAYPNTALLSMCLMLGCFFIAYFLRQFKNGQFLPGKVRRLLGDFGVPIAIFVMVAVDININDTYTQKLVVPKGLQVSKPAERGWIINPMGMNKTFPIWMMFACVVPALLVFILIFLESQITTLIVSKPERKMAKGSGFHLDLLILVSMGGLSAIFGVPWLSAATVRSVTHANALTVMSKGPKPVIEKVLEQRISGILVALLVGLSILMEPILKMIPLTALFGIFLYMGVTSLNGIQLWDRILLLFIPKKYHPEEAYATRVKTNRMHMFTFIQIVCLVILWMVKSSKASLALPFVLILTIPLRMYMTGRVFTDLEMKCLDADDAKVTFDEEPGQDVYNESQMPL; translated from the exons ATGGCAATTGGAAGAG CTGCTCTGAACGTGAACACCAACGCTAACCCCAGAGCAGACTACCAG GCCTACGTGGAGCTCAACATGCTGGTGAAGGACCAGGACCAGCCGGGCTACTGGCAGGAGACTGGGCGATGGGTGGGGTACGAGGAGAACTACGACCCAGAGGCTGGAAGATGGGGCGCCTCACATATCTCCTACCTTACCTTTAAGAGCCTGATCCAGTTGCGCAAGACCATGAGCACAG GTGTGGTGATGCTGGACCGGGAGGAGTGCACCTTGAACGGCATTGCCGAGAAGGTAGCAGACGAGCTGGTAAACAAAAATGAGATCCGGCCGGGTGACCGAGAGGGCCTGCTGaggtcactgctgcagaacCGCAG ccaatcagacccAAAAGAGACCCAGGCACTGAGCTCCGGGTCGGAGATGACAACCTTCTCCGTCATAGAGAGG AGAGATGCGTCTGACATTGTGGAAGCCTCTATGGTTCTTGTAG GGGCTCTGGACTTCCTTCAGAAGCCCACTCTGGCTTTTGTGAGGTTGAAAGAGGCAGTGGTGCTGGGTTCTGCCCTGGAGGCGCCGGTGCCGGTCCGGTTTGTCTTTGTGCTGGTGGGGCCCAGTCAGAGCGGCATGGACTACCAAGAGATGGGACGTGCCATGGCGGCATTAATGGCAGAtaag GTGTTCAACTTGGCAGCATTCCAGGCCCAGGGAGAGCGCGAACTGACAGATGCTGTTGCAGAATTTATGGACTGCAGTATAGTGATCCCGCCAACTGAGATTCAGAATGAGTCCATGCTGAAGTCTATCATAGGCTTCCAGAAGAAGCTGCTGCAGGACCGCCTCCGGCCCTCAGACCCTCGCCTGAGCATTAATGCCAAGCCCCGCAAGA GTTTTTCCCCAGTTTCCAAAGCTGATGGGCCACCACCAGAGGACCCTCTGGCACGCACAGGAAGGCCGTTTGGTGGAATGATCAGGGACATGAAGAGATACCGTTACTACTTAAGCGATATTACCGACGCAATGAATGCCCAGGTCCTGGCCGCTGTCATCTTCATCTACTTTGCCGCCCTGTCCCCCGCCATCACCTTTGGAGGCCTGCTTG CTGACAAGACAGAAAACATGATGGGTGTGTCAGAGCTGATGATCTCCACTTCCATCCAGGGCATTATCTTCTGCTTCATTGCTGCCCAGCCTGTCCTGGTCATCGGCTTCTCTGGTCCCCTACTGGTGTTTGAGGAGGCCTTCTTTGCA TTCTGTAAGTCACAGGGGATCGAGTACATCGTGGGCAGagtgtgggtgggagtgtgGTTGGTGGTCATCGTGGTGGTCATCGTTGCTGTCGAAGGAAGCTTCCTCGTCAGGTTCATCTCACGTTTCACACAAGAGATCTTCTCCATTCTCATATCTCTGATCTTCATCTATGAGACTTTTGCCAAGCTCATGAAG ATTTTCAAAGCCCACCCTCTGGTCTTGAACTATGAGCATCTGAACGACACTGTAAAGGATCCTTTCCACACTGTTTATGAACACCATCCTGACAACGCTACAGGAAATGTAACCATCCACTTGCTCCCTCGGCCCAGGGCTTACCCCAACACCGCTTTGCTCTCCATGTGCCTCATGTTGGGGTGCTTCTTCATTGCATACTTCCTCAGGCAGTTCAAAAATGGACAGTTTCTGCCTGGCAAA GTCCGTCGCTTGCTTGGAGATTTTGGTGTCCCTATCGCCATTTTTGTCATGGTTGCTGTGGACATTAACATAAACGATACCTATACACAG AAATTGGTGGTGCCAAAGGGTCTGCAAGTGTCCAAACCTGCTGAAAGGGGTTGGATCATCAACCCTATgggaatgaataaaacatttcccATCTGGATGATGTTTGCCTGTGTAGTGCCAGCCTTGCTTGTCTTTATCCTCATTTTCCTGGAGTCCCAGATCACCAC GCTAATTGTAAGCAAGCCAGAAAGAAAGATGGCCAAAGGCTCTGGTTTCCACTTGGACCTGTTGATCCTGGTCAGCATGGGGGGCCTGAGTGCCATATTTGGTGTGCCATGGCTCAGTGCCGCCACAGTGCGTTCTGTCACTCACGCCAATGCTCTTACCGTCATGAGCAAGGGACCGAAGCCTGTAATTGAGAAAGTGCTGGAGCAGAGGATCAGTGGAATTCTGGTGGCCTTGTTGGTCG GTCTGTCAATTCTAATGGAGCCCATCCTTAAGATGATCCCCCTGACTGCTCTGTTTGGGATCTTCCTTTACATGGGTGTCACCTCGCTCAATGGGATCCAGCTATGGGACCGCATTCTGCTCCTGTTCATCCCCAAAAAGTATCACCCAGAGGAGGCCTATGCTACCCGT GTCAAGACCAACCGGATGCACATGTTCACTTTCATCCAAATTGTGTGCTTGGTGATACTATGGATGGTGAAATCTAGCAAAGCCTCCCTCGCCCTGCCCTTTGTCCTCATCCTCACCATCCCATTGCGAATGTACATGACAGGCCGTGTCTTCACAGACCTGGAGATGAAATGT ttggaTGCTGATGACGCCAAAGTGACATTTGATGAGGAACCAGGCCAGGATGTATACAACGAGTCCCAGATGCCATTATAG
- the LOC133119501 gene encoding band 3 anion exchange protein-like isoform X2, translating into MAIGRAALNVNTNANPRADYQAYVELNMLVKDQDQPGYWQETGRWVGYEENYDPEAGRWGASHISYLTFKSLIQLRKTMSTGVVMLDREECTLNGIAEKVADELVNKNEIRPGDREGLLRSLLQNRSQSDPKETQALSSGSEMTTFSVIERRDASDIVEASMVLVGALDFLQKPTLAFVRLKEAVVLGSALEAPVPVRFVFVLVGPSQSGMDYQEMGRAMAALMADKVFNLAAFQAQGERELTDAVAEFMDCSIVIPPTEIQNESMLKSIIGFQKKLLQDRLRPSDPRLSINAKPRKISKADGPPPEDPLARTGRPFGGMIRDMKRYRYYLSDITDAMNAQVLAAVIFIYFAALSPAITFGGLLADKTENMMGVSELMISTSIQGIIFCFIAAQPVLVIGFSGPLLVFEEAFFAFCKSQGIEYIVGRVWVGVWLVVIVVVIVAVEGSFLVRFISRFTQEIFSILISLIFIYETFAKLMKIFKAHPLVLNYEHLNDTVKDPFHTVYEHHPDNATGNVTIHLLPRPRAYPNTALLSMCLMLGCFFIAYFLRQFKNGQFLPGKVRRLLGDFGVPIAIFVMVAVDININDTYTQKLVVPKGLQVSKPAERGWIINPMGMNKTFPIWMMFACVVPALLVFILIFLESQITTLIVSKPERKMAKGSGFHLDLLILVSMGGLSAIFGVPWLSAATVRSVTHANALTVMSKGPKPVIEKVLEQRISGILVALLVGLSILMEPILKMIPLTALFGIFLYMGVTSLNGIQLWDRILLLFIPKKYHPEEAYATRVKTNRMHMFTFIQIVCLVILWMVKSSKASLALPFVLILTIPLRMYMTGRVFTDLEMKCLDADDAKVTFDEEPGQDVYNESQMPL; encoded by the exons ATGGCAATTGGAAGAG CTGCTCTGAACGTGAACACCAACGCTAACCCCAGAGCAGACTACCAG GCCTACGTGGAGCTCAACATGCTGGTGAAGGACCAGGACCAGCCGGGCTACTGGCAGGAGACTGGGCGATGGGTGGGGTACGAGGAGAACTACGACCCAGAGGCTGGAAGATGGGGCGCCTCACATATCTCCTACCTTACCTTTAAGAGCCTGATCCAGTTGCGCAAGACCATGAGCACAG GTGTGGTGATGCTGGACCGGGAGGAGTGCACCTTGAACGGCATTGCCGAGAAGGTAGCAGACGAGCTGGTAAACAAAAATGAGATCCGGCCGGGTGACCGAGAGGGCCTGCTGaggtcactgctgcagaacCGCAG ccaatcagacccAAAAGAGACCCAGGCACTGAGCTCCGGGTCGGAGATGACAACCTTCTCCGTCATAGAGAGG AGAGATGCGTCTGACATTGTGGAAGCCTCTATGGTTCTTGTAG GGGCTCTGGACTTCCTTCAGAAGCCCACTCTGGCTTTTGTGAGGTTGAAAGAGGCAGTGGTGCTGGGTTCTGCCCTGGAGGCGCCGGTGCCGGTCCGGTTTGTCTTTGTGCTGGTGGGGCCCAGTCAGAGCGGCATGGACTACCAAGAGATGGGACGTGCCATGGCGGCATTAATGGCAGAtaag GTGTTCAACTTGGCAGCATTCCAGGCCCAGGGAGAGCGCGAACTGACAGATGCTGTTGCAGAATTTATGGACTGCAGTATAGTGATCCCGCCAACTGAGATTCAGAATGAGTCCATGCTGAAGTCTATCATAGGCTTCCAGAAGAAGCTGCTGCAGGACCGCCTCCGGCCCTCAGACCCTCGCCTGAGCATTAATGCCAAGCCCCGCAAGA TTTCCAAAGCTGATGGGCCACCACCAGAGGACCCTCTGGCACGCACAGGAAGGCCGTTTGGTGGAATGATCAGGGACATGAAGAGATACCGTTACTACTTAAGCGATATTACCGACGCAATGAATGCCCAGGTCCTGGCCGCTGTCATCTTCATCTACTTTGCCGCCCTGTCCCCCGCCATCACCTTTGGAGGCCTGCTTG CTGACAAGACAGAAAACATGATGGGTGTGTCAGAGCTGATGATCTCCACTTCCATCCAGGGCATTATCTTCTGCTTCATTGCTGCCCAGCCTGTCCTGGTCATCGGCTTCTCTGGTCCCCTACTGGTGTTTGAGGAGGCCTTCTTTGCA TTCTGTAAGTCACAGGGGATCGAGTACATCGTGGGCAGagtgtgggtgggagtgtgGTTGGTGGTCATCGTGGTGGTCATCGTTGCTGTCGAAGGAAGCTTCCTCGTCAGGTTCATCTCACGTTTCACACAAGAGATCTTCTCCATTCTCATATCTCTGATCTTCATCTATGAGACTTTTGCCAAGCTCATGAAG ATTTTCAAAGCCCACCCTCTGGTCTTGAACTATGAGCATCTGAACGACACTGTAAAGGATCCTTTCCACACTGTTTATGAACACCATCCTGACAACGCTACAGGAAATGTAACCATCCACTTGCTCCCTCGGCCCAGGGCTTACCCCAACACCGCTTTGCTCTCCATGTGCCTCATGTTGGGGTGCTTCTTCATTGCATACTTCCTCAGGCAGTTCAAAAATGGACAGTTTCTGCCTGGCAAA GTCCGTCGCTTGCTTGGAGATTTTGGTGTCCCTATCGCCATTTTTGTCATGGTTGCTGTGGACATTAACATAAACGATACCTATACACAG AAATTGGTGGTGCCAAAGGGTCTGCAAGTGTCCAAACCTGCTGAAAGGGGTTGGATCATCAACCCTATgggaatgaataaaacatttcccATCTGGATGATGTTTGCCTGTGTAGTGCCAGCCTTGCTTGTCTTTATCCTCATTTTCCTGGAGTCCCAGATCACCAC GCTAATTGTAAGCAAGCCAGAAAGAAAGATGGCCAAAGGCTCTGGTTTCCACTTGGACCTGTTGATCCTGGTCAGCATGGGGGGCCTGAGTGCCATATTTGGTGTGCCATGGCTCAGTGCCGCCACAGTGCGTTCTGTCACTCACGCCAATGCTCTTACCGTCATGAGCAAGGGACCGAAGCCTGTAATTGAGAAAGTGCTGGAGCAGAGGATCAGTGGAATTCTGGTGGCCTTGTTGGTCG GTCTGTCAATTCTAATGGAGCCCATCCTTAAGATGATCCCCCTGACTGCTCTGTTTGGGATCTTCCTTTACATGGGTGTCACCTCGCTCAATGGGATCCAGCTATGGGACCGCATTCTGCTCCTGTTCATCCCCAAAAAGTATCACCCAGAGGAGGCCTATGCTACCCGT GTCAAGACCAACCGGATGCACATGTTCACTTTCATCCAAATTGTGTGCTTGGTGATACTATGGATGGTGAAATCTAGCAAAGCCTCCCTCGCCCTGCCCTTTGTCCTCATCCTCACCATCCCATTGCGAATGTACATGACAGGCCGTGTCTTCACAGACCTGGAGATGAAATGT ttggaTGCTGATGACGCCAAAGTGACATTTGATGAGGAACCAGGCCAGGATGTATACAACGAGTCCCAGATGCCATTATAG